ttatttaaagaataaatattagaaaatttaaaaacgtttttttaaattactaccAGATGAACTCTAAAACTATCTCATTTATcaactatattttatttgaaattctagTGATTTGTGTTAATCATGTATTTCGagcaaattttcataaaataaaagattttatcaCTCTCAACTCATTTAtgtttagttatttaaaatttattaaataaattattaaagtcctctaattttttattgataattaaaaattttctaatgatatttcttactaatttttaaattgatttgaattttttcttcaaatgtttttaataaatttcttttagaaaatataatttgtaaatgttccataatatatatatatatatatatatgttggcTATTTAATTTGGTAGGTATGAGTATTTTTGTCTTaactaacatataaaaatatttgatttatttataacaTTGATCTCattaactattttcaaaatctatcaaCAATTCATATATTACATAATTGTAGTGTCCCACGTCGCCCAAGAAGTGAATGGTGAAGAGCCATATATAAAGGGTTTTTACAACACAATATGGAATCTTTTTTCTGGAGGGCGTAAGCATAATATAAAAGCAAAACCGAGTGGGACATGCGGTCACTATTGCAACCTTGAACTTCACAATGTAGAGAGTGGGGTCATGACTAGGTCCAATATTGAAGCAAAATGGAAATTCTATTGAACAATTTGTgtgtcaaaattaaataaaaatatcaataggaAAACTTATATAATCATCCCTTTTACCCacatgttaaaataatttatcataaatataGATGTCACCTCAGTAAGACATATTACTATTGCAATAAACCCCCACCTCGGCAAAACGTATTACTATTACAATAAACCCacatgttaaaataatttatcataaatataaatgcCACCTCTGtagcaaatatataataatttataataaatacaaaaaaaatttataaatggtaaaaaattaaatggtaGAAAAGCTTAcataataaactcttttaaccacatgttaaataatttatcataaatataaatgtcACCTGAATAAAACATATCACTATTGTAATAAACCCatatgttaaaataatttattataaatataaatgccACCTCACGAAAATATATTACTattacaataaattaaatcaaaatttaactgtagcaaatatataataatttataataaatacagaaaaaatttataaatggtaaaaaaattgaaaaaaggaagaagaaaatgcCAACTTGTAGTCTTGTACAACATCATAAATATGTGTTTATTATATGTACACAGAAAAAGACAGAAAATCCAATTAAAAAGAGGGAAAATCAATAGTATTTTTGATATAGATTTGGCTGCTAAAGATGTAAATCCCCCAAAACAACATACATATCACCAcctcattatttttaatttctcaatTCCGTTCCGTCCGTCCGTTTTGTCACGGTCTTGAGGCTCAGAGCGGAGCAGCAGTGTCATACACCTTCCGGCCCTTCCTTCTGCCTTGCACCACCATTGTTTTAGGGTTAGCTTGTTTTGTTTTATGGAAATGTTCGACATCGTTTTGTTTTCACGTGCTagaattgattttgtttatCATTTGTGTTTTTAGGGTTtggaatttgattttgttttgaagGAATTGCTCCAAATTTCAATCCGTTTTTGTTGGGGGTTTGATTGTTGTTGGACCCATTTGGATTGGAATTCCGGGTGTTTGTGAAAGTTGATTGGggtggtttttttcttttttttttttgggtttgagTTTGGGATTTTGGGGGCGTGAATTTGCATGATTTAGGTTTTTCTTTTGGTGATTTGGGAACAGTTGGAATACGACTCAGTTATCACTGTTGTTTGTTTCTAGCATTGAAAGATTGAGTCTTTgattttggaatattttgtttagtTGTTAATGTTTAGTGTCGAGTCAATTGGGAATCTACGAGGCTCAGCGTTGCAGTGGGTTGTAACTTGTTGGATGTTTGCCTGAATTGGTGTTGCAGTAAATGAATTAGAGGTCGGATTGTGAAAAGATTGCTGCTTGGAGGGTGTCTTTGGCgagttatttatattattggaGCGGATGTTATCTCCGGGAATGGATTCTGCACGGGAAGGCGGTGGAGTTGCAGGCACAGTGCTAATCCCCATGAACTTTGTGTGGAGTTATGGTGGGAGAAGCGTGTATCTCAGTGGCTCTTTCACAGGGTGAGACTTGAATGCTTATACAAAAAAGATCCATGTCATTACTATATAATATGCTTGGTttaacttaccttttttttagtaattattattattttcatttaacgGGTTTCTACATTTGATTTTCCCTTATGAAGGTGGACCAATCTTTATCAAATGTCACCAGTTGAGGGCTGCCCCACTGTGTTTCAAGTTATCTGTAGCTTAACACCCGGATATCACCAGGTCACTATATGATATTGGGTTGTCAATTgatgttttgatgtttttattaCCACGTCCTAATTGCTCCAATTAATTATCATCATTGTGAAGGGTGATTAATCTAAGAAGGCCagaatttattgtatttttagttacttaaaaaatcattatcatCAAATATAGCATAGGCTCATAGTGACCCTCAAATCTATTATTTTCTATGGTATGGATCGTCAATCACATGGTTTGGAGAGATGATGCATAATGGGACAAGTGCTCAATGGATTCTATAAAGACAAGTACACACACTAACACATATATACAATTGTATGATGAACTCTGTCTGTGTATGAAACGGTATAAAGTATATCTAGCAATGGTTCTCCATTGACGCAGCCTCTTGTATTCTCTTACTCGTGATGTGGAAATTTATGTTCTCTATCTGCAATTTTAAGGTATTAATAGTTTTGGCCTAAGGATGATGCACTAAGGATTTGGTACTTGAGGAAGAATTAACTATATGCTGTGAGGATAGAATTATGCATTACACGCCCCTCTGTTGCATGTCCTTGAGTTCTAAGAATAATAAGAGTGGATACTTGCATGTTTTTATGTGTCTAGTTTGAGTAATGAACACCCTTCTAATGCAGAATTGCTTGCTGGGCTTTGTATGGATTTATGAAAattctaataataaaattttcactgCAGGCATGGAGGAGAGATGTTGAGaaacatttttcacatgcagcctataaaaaagggaaaaaaaaaagaggaacaTTTTTCACAGGCAATacataataatgactattcttgAAGTATGCTTTGAACCTGCTTATATTTATCCGGATCTATTTAAACTTTAGaaaaatttcattgaaataaAGAATTGTGCTGTTTAGATGTTTTATCTCCATGTTATACAGAACAAGTTTGATTTGGACCTTTATTTCTATTTGCAAAGGCTGGCATGCTTATGTTTGCTTTCTTCAATGCAGTACAAGTTTTTTGTTGATGGGGAATGGAGACATGACGAGAACCAACCTTTTATAAGTTGTACCTATGGGATAGTGAACACTGTCCTCTTAGCTAGGGAGTCTGATTATATTCCACCAACCATTAGTCCAGCAGTGCCATCGCTAACTAACATGGATGTGGATAATGAGGCCTTTCAGCAATTGGTAGGAGCCAGTTATACTTCAATAAGTGACATCATAATATCTCTGCTTCATCATCTCCGCTTCATTTCATGTGCTTCATTGTAATTTGATAATCAGTAAGAGGTGTTGGTaatgttttcctttttggtgCTTTTATTTCAGGCATCAGAATGTATATTAGTTTCCAGATAAGGAATTAAGGATTATTATATCCATATGTCAAGTTTTTGATGCTTGGGCAGCTAAATTGACATATTCCATCACTGCTAGTTTTGTACTTTGCCTTAAAGCATCTGTTTACTGAgagttgtcattttctttttccagtGCTCTTAACTTTTCATGCCTTATCTGCTTACCTTGAAATTTTGTATTGTGTTTGTCaatatttgttttagtttaGATATTAGTCTTTTCCCTTGTTGGACCAACATAATATTCTTAACATTCCCAAAAATGATACATGGAATTGATATGAGAGGCATGGAGGGCATAGTGATTTAGAATCTAGAATTTTGCCAGTAATTAAGAGAGACAACTTTTCCTTGGGACAAGTTAAGAGTTTAATGCATAGAATGAAGTCAACCAAGGTCTTCCCAGTATGGAATATGATCAATGAACTGGAAAATACCAATATTCTTTGTTATGACTGCCACCATTAATGCGGCCAATTATTGCTTCTATTAGAAAAAGTCCAAAAAAGGTAATATTATGTACTAATGAGTGgaaaattgagttaataaaTAACATTGCTTTTCCATCATATCTTGGtatttctttcattcatttGTAGGCTGTTACTTTATTATTGCATTTTCGCTGTTTTAATTCTGATATATGACACAGGTCAGAATTTCAGATGGTTCGCGGCATGAGGCAGTGCCAAGGATTCAAGAGACTGACTTAGAGGTCTCTCGTCATCGTGTTTCTTTGTTCTTGTCTACACACACAGTTTATGAGTTGCTTCCGGAGTCAGGCAAGGTTTGGATACTTGTCCTTGATCTTCCTCTATCATTTGCACATTTGGCAGTCTATTTGAACTTAATCACTTAACAttgttttcatcttttttcTAATTCAGGTGCATCTGTCTTGCAGGTTATTACTTTGGATGTTGATTTGCCTGTTAAGCAAGCATTTCATATTCTTTATGAGCAggtatattttttgtttcttttgaagAAGAAGCAGAGAGCTGACAAGGCATCAAAGTACTTCCAAAATATTAACCAAATGATGCCTTAATGGTGGAAAAGCCGAAAATTTTAGTAGAAAGTTTTACTAAAACGATTCCATCCTTTTTGTAACTTCAACTTTTTGTGCTGATTATTGATTTAAAGTTCAGAACATAATGTTTCTTTCAGTTCTACAAATACAACTTCTTCTAGGAAGTTCATCTAGGTGTTCTTTACAGGGAATTTCTATTGCTCCTCTTTGGGACTACTTCAAGGGGCGGTTTGTTGGAGTTCTTAGTGCACtggattttattttgattttgagggaGGTATGTGTTTCTTGAAGTAAGTTATTCTGTCATTAAAGTCTATCTCAATTGCAATCCTCTTATTGCGGATTTTACTATTATAAGATATTCGATGGACTTTATCTCTCAAAATTAGTATGTGTTTCCAAAGCTGCAAATTTGCTATGTCTAGGAATGATAAATTGGTTTAGAGAAACCAgattttgttctttatttaATGTGCCTTTGGCACATATTATAGTGTTTCCACCTTTTTATTTGTGGGTTGGGAAAGTCATCCATGAAGGACTAgatctttctcctttttttttttcttccaaaattgAAATGTGAGTCCTTATTTGAGGAATTAAGTTTCTTTTCAATATGAGATATATCttactttcattttcttggCGTTTGAAaccattctcaaaattttttaattgtgctccctggtgtcattttctgttggaattattttaaatacatttgaaaattttaacattCTAATGTAGATAGTGAGTGCTAAATATCTTATTGAATGACATAATAATCGATAAAATTCCTAGGGAATGGCATTATATTGCCCATGTGTTTGCCTTTTAAATTCAGACATCTTGATCTGTATATTACTATTCTGAAGGATGCGTTTTAACTCACATTTATTTGCAGCTTGGAAATCATGGGTCAAATCTGACAGAGGAAGAACTCGAGACACACACCATATCAGCCTGGAAAGAGGGAAAAGGATATCTGAATAGACAAATTGATGGGAATGGAAGAGCATTTTCAAGAGGTCTCATCCATGTGAGTGTTTTGTGGCCTGTTTAAATCTGAATTATGTGAGGCCTCTTTGATTTGCCATTTAATTTACAAATTCATTTTTGTAATGAAGAGCATGGTTTTTGGGAggttgcattattttttttagaggttttagttgttttttactttctcAATCTGATCTTCCCAAGTCATACAGTTACTCATGTAGGCTTGCAAAACCCTTCAATCCTTCCATTAGCATGCATCAATTTTTGGCATGCACAGTGAATTTGATAGGCCCTTCTCTGTGGTATTTGCTGTATTGAATAAGTCATTACCTAGATGTTCCAATAGTATGAATATTTGGTGTGTATTGCACGCGAGAATCTTATTAAAAAGTGTGCTTAGTAATTAATTCTGATATTTGGATTgatatacttttctttttccctagaaagctgatatttttttttaatcaaactgATGATTTCCTGTATCACAAAACTCATATCCAGGACTGCTTCGTGCCTCCAACTGCAGGAAGTCGATGAAACATCGCAAGAGAGTAATTTACCAAGTATTCAAATGAGAAACatgattgttaaaaaaaattaatttggctTTATGCTAAGGAGATTAACCATGGAGGTAATTAATGTAAATGTTTAACATGGAGAAGAAATATCTTTGAACAGTGTTTATTGACGTAGAAAAATCACATGATAGAAGTCCCTGGAAAAGATTAATGTCTTAGATGAAGGATGTTAAGAGAATAAATGGTGGAGCAACTAGTAGGAGACAAGTGAATTGTGGCCatgataagttttaaattaaggaTTGCACGAGACTCATGCTTTTGCATTGGCTAGTGAATGAAACTGGGCTGGGATGTTGAAGAAAAGTTCTGACGTGATATGTTGTTTTCTCATATATGTGTGTGCATTAAATGTGTAAACATTTGTTAATATTAAATGTGTTAACCTTAGTATAGAGGTTTAATGAAATACACTTCACAAAATATAGTTTCTTCacttttaaacataattttaagttCCAAGTAGTTTCctaatcaatattttattccaaaacTTTAAGTTCCTACAAGCCACAGTGTACCTAAAAAGAAAGTATGATTGTATATGAGTATAACAATATACATCTATATGCAATTTAATGTGCCATGTTCAAGGTCATAACTTTTTaagttcataaaataaaaaaccttgaaaaagaaaaactaatatagGAAGCCACAATTTTAATTCTTCACTGATTATTACCTTAAGGTTAGCATTATGCCTGCCTTTTTGATGACATGTGCAAAATGTTTCCATGTAGGATTATTAGCTGTCTTTGTTTCatctttttcattcatttttaaacttaaattatcaTTCAAACGATAATATAATaatctttttaagaaaaaaaattttaatttgattttttttttaaataatgagaaaTAGCTTATTATTACatattatttatcattgttTTTTGGTACTTGGTGGGGTTCGAACCTAGAATCTCTCACAAACCAACCCCAAGCCCTTGCCACTTGACCCAAGCCTCAAGGGCTACATATTATGTATCATATGTATTGTATTTTATCCCTCACATCAATCATAAGGTCCACTTAAGATGCAAAACATTGTGGGAATATGTGTTGCTTTAGTTAAAATTGTAGCATCTAATATACATCGTGCCATGTGTAGGAGGTTTTCAACAACTTTGttgatatttagttttagaaatgAATAAATACCAATCTTCACCATTTGATTCAAACCTGATTTTTTGTGTTCTTATTGCTATGGTTGACGAAACTAGAGTATTTATAAACTCAAGGTTAGAATTGCTAGGAAATGtttctataattaaaatatttttggataaATAGGATTAAAGCTTAATGGATTAAATGTGGATTAAGTGAAACTTAGATATAGAAATGAGGAAATACCAAAAAGTAGACAGTCTGGAAGATTCTAAAAGTGATAAGTTGTATCACTAGAATTCATCATCCGTAAGGAGAAGGAAAATTTAAGCATATATTATCCTGAGAATTAAAGTGGGATGGATGAAGTGAAGATGCTTTTACATAGTTCTATGATTGATTGGGGTGGGTGAGAGTGTGTATAGGTTGATTACTCAATGTTCATGTTGgacttcattgattggttgagcACTCTAAATCGGGATAGGGTATTGTTTTTTGTCTCTCTTTGCTTTGTTTGACCTTTTGGCATCTTTGCATACAGTGTGCATATACTTTTGGTGCTATGCGCTTTTAATGGAATTGAtctttgcttttaaaaaaaattgttgtgtgACCGGTGAATGCACATGGATGCCAATTTAATAATAGAATATGGATCATATGGTAACTCATGCATACTTCATAAAAAATGAGATGAATGCTTGGTGATCTTTGAGAGTGGATTTAATAGAAGTTTAATTAACACTTTTCTTACTAACCTGCAATGCTCGAATGTCCTGTTTACTAAGAGCCTAACCACATTGGTCAGTGGTGTTTATTTCAATGGTATTAGACATGCATATCTAGGTAGAAAAGTTTATTTGTGTTAGACATACATATTAAGAGATTGAAATAAATAGAAAGATATTAGGTGTCCAGAAAGATTGGATGCTTTTGTAGGGTGTAGATATTTTTGGCCTTTCACCTATTGAAGCCCACTATGGTAAGGTAACCCTAGAACCTTGCATTTCTGGGATCCAGTTTTAGAGGTGGTCTCCAAATGATTGGATAATGGAAGAAAGGCTACTTTTCTTTATAGAGTAGGATTAGTTTGATTTAAGCATTCTTACCACATATCCTTACCTACCATCTACCTATCTTTAGAATGTTAGTGGGGGCTAATGTTTTCAATCGAGACAATGAGGGGTTTCATATCCTTTGCATTGGTGAAGGTTTAAAAAGACCACCTAGTTAGTTGAGAGTAGATTCTATTGGACCTTTTTCTATGGAGTAAGAGAGGGAAGGGGGGTGGTGGTGGCTGGGAATGTTGGAAATTAGAATTAGGGAACATTAATGTTAGGTATAAAGCTTTGATTTAGAAATGGTTGGGTGGTTCCCTAGAAAGTAACTTTGATGGCACAAAGTGATTAAGAGCAGTTATAGTTACACATTAATGGGTGGgatatctttttgttttcttgtggaAAATGttcttcaattcttttttaGGAGGGCTTTTGGTGGGGAATTAACTCTTAAGCCACATTAATAGTTGTCTTTTTCCTTTAATAGAATGAAATGCCTTTTCTTTGCTAAATTTTATTCTTGCTCTCACGATCCCCCCTCTTGGAAATTGATTTCTAGAGAACCTTCATAGATTGAGAAATTGACAAGTTTTAGCTCTGCAATTGTCAATACATAACGTTTTTGCTCTTTTCTTTCATCGTTGGTGAGAGTTGTTGGATGTTGGGGTCTAGTGGTTTCTTTTCCTCAAATCCTTAATTTTGTGTCCTATCCATTTCATTTCCTCAAATACTTGTTTTGTTCCCCATACAAGGTTACATCCCCTTCTCTCATCTCATGGAAAACTCATTTGGAAATCCAAAATGCCCCTTGTCAATGGTTAAAAGATTATCTATATTTAAACTCTTCACAACTTATCAATGGGTATAACCTTTTGGTATGAATAGTTTATTGGTCTGCGCATGAATGTTCTTATTTGGACATCTTTGTTTGGGCTACTAGGTCTATGTTCTTATTTCCTGGTGTGGATATTGGAGGAATTGATTAAAACTTTAGCATGGGCTCATAAACACACCTTTGGTCAATTTGATTCAATGGAGAGATAAACCAGTGGCTC
This region of Vitis vinifera cultivar Pinot Noir 40024 chromosome 5, ASM3070453v1 genomic DNA includes:
- the LOC100240823 gene encoding sucrose nonfermenting 4-like protein translates to MLSPGMDSAREGGGVAGTVLIPMNFVWSYGGRSVYLSGSFTGWTNLYQMSPVEGCPTVFQVICSLTPGYHQYKFFVDGEWRHDENQPFISCTYGIVNTVLLARESDYIPPTISPAVPSLTNMDVDNEAFQQLVRISDGSRHEAVPRIQETDLEVSRHRVSLFLSTHTVYELLPESGKVITLDVDLPVKQAFHILYEQGISIAPLWDYFKGRFVGVLSALDFILILRELGNHGSNLTEEELETHTISAWKEGKGYLNRQIDGNGRAFSRGLIHAGPYDNLKDVALKILENEVATVPIIHSSSEDGSFPQLLHLASLSGILKCICRYFRHSSNSLPVLQLPIFAIPVGTWVSEIGEANQRPLAKLHPSASLSSALSLLVQAQVSSIPIVDDNDSLLDIYSRSDITALAKNRVYAHINLDDMTIHQALQLGQDPYSPYEFNSQRCQMCLRTDPLHEVMDRLANPGVRRLVIVEAGSRRVEGIVSLRDIFKFLLG